A genomic segment from Vagococcus zengguangii encodes:
- a CDS encoding FMN-dependent NADH-azoreductase → MANVLFVKAHPLTGAQSKTLEVTDVFLNKYTELNPTDTIEVLDLFDSYIPELDNTLLTAMYALGGGTEFSALTADQQKAITRFGELTDQFLAADKIVIANALWNLNIPTKLKAWFDAINVAGKTFRYTETGPVPMTEGKKIVHIQSGGGNYDGADFASQYVKAMMNFVGVMDHTLIPVEGIDHHPEQKEEIMNAAKANAEEVAAKF, encoded by the coding sequence ATGGCAAATGTTTTATTCGTTAAAGCTCACCCATTAACTGGTGCGCAATCAAAAACTTTAGAAGTAACTGATGTATTCTTAAATAAATACACAGAATTAAATCCAACAGATACTATTGAAGTCTTGGATTTATTTGATTCATATATTCCAGAATTAGACAACACATTGTTAACAGCAATGTACGCGTTAGGTGGCGGCACTGAATTCTCAGCTTTAACTGCTGATCAACAAAAAGCTATCACTCGTTTTGGTGAGTTAACAGATCAATTCTTAGCAGCAGATAAAATCGTTATCGCTAACGCTTTGTGGAACTTAAACATTCCAACAAAATTAAAAGCATGGTTCGACGCAATCAACGTAGCTGGTAAAACTTTCCGTTACACTGAAACTGGTCCAGTTCCTATGACTGAAGGTAAAAAAATCGTTCACATCCAATCAGGTGGCGGTAACTACGATGGCGCTGACTTTGCTAGCCAATATGTTAAAGCAATGATGAATTTCGTTGGTGTAATGGATCACACATTGATTCCTGTTGAAGGTATCGATCACCATCCAGAACAAAAAGAAGAAATCAT